In one Lolium rigidum isolate FL_2022 chromosome 3, APGP_CSIRO_Lrig_0.1, whole genome shotgun sequence genomic region, the following are encoded:
- the LOC124698506 gene encoding B3 domain-containing protein Os06g0194400-like isoform X2 yields the protein MAEVNSYEELRRKQVEENKRKLEEFGLHHLSAAVREASAKPKPVKRKAPPRDIADLGPPRRSGRIATLPEQPDYRDNVTLGTVKSQKQKEVKPDHAYAISKAEELQDELGSDHPTFVKPMTQSLSPLCSSAWSISRTVTRDLLWWTRRRRSFASSTVHTVAASMQGGEISPRTMSSLMAIVWCFSWSRRNCSRSTYSGQVPTMIVIIVMIVTINESSVRWDGDSDLP from the exons ATGGCCGAGGTGAATTCGTACGAGGAGCTGCGCAGGAAGCAGGTGGAGGAGAACAAGCGGAAGCTGGAAGAGTTCGGCCTGCACCATCTCTCCGCCGCCGTCCGCGAGGCCAGCGCCAAGCCCAAGCCGGTG AAGCGGAAGGCCCCGCCGCGAGACATCGCCGATCTCGGCCCGCCCCGGCGTTCCGGCCGTATCGCCACCCTCCCGGAGCAGCCCGACTATCGCGACAAT GTAACGCTCGGCACCGTGAAGTCGCAGAAGCAAAAGGAAGTAAAACCTGATCATGCGTACGCCATTTCCAAGGCTGAAGAGCTACAAGATGAGCTAGGCTCCGATCACCCTACCTTTGTCAAGCCCATGACCCAGTCTCTCAGCCCGCTG TGCAGTTCAGCATGGAGCATCTCCCGGACCGTGACACGAGACTTGCTTtggtggacgaggaggaggaggagtttcGCATCCTCTACCGTCCACACAGTAGCAGCTTCAATGCAGGGTGGAGAGATTTCGCCGAGGACCATGAGCTCGTTGATGGCGATTGTTTGGTGTTTCAGTTGGTCAAGAAGAAATTGTTCAAG GTCTACATATTCAGGGCAAGTTCCTACTATGATAGTGATAATAGTGATGATAGTGACAATTAATGAATCGTCTGTCAG GTGGGATGGTGATTCAGATCTACCCTGA
- the LOC124698506 gene encoding B3 domain-containing protein Os06g0194400-like isoform X1, with amino-acid sequence MAEVNSYEELRRKQVEENKRKLEEFGLHHLSAAVREASAKPKPVKRKAPPRDIADLGPPRRSGRIATLPEQPDYRDNVTLGTVKSQKQKEVKPDHAYAISKAEELQDELGSDHPTFVKPMTQSLSPLCSSAWSISRTVTRDLLWWTRRRRSFASSTVHTVAASMQGGEISPRTMSSLMAIVWCFSWSRRNCSRSTYSGQVPTMIVIIVMIVTINESSVRYSVLVNCLRWLNI; translated from the exons ATGGCCGAGGTGAATTCGTACGAGGAGCTGCGCAGGAAGCAGGTGGAGGAGAACAAGCGGAAGCTGGAAGAGTTCGGCCTGCACCATCTCTCCGCCGCCGTCCGCGAGGCCAGCGCCAAGCCCAAGCCGGTG AAGCGGAAGGCCCCGCCGCGAGACATCGCCGATCTCGGCCCGCCCCGGCGTTCCGGCCGTATCGCCACCCTCCCGGAGCAGCCCGACTATCGCGACAAT GTAACGCTCGGCACCGTGAAGTCGCAGAAGCAAAAGGAAGTAAAACCTGATCATGCGTACGCCATTTCCAAGGCTGAAGAGCTACAAGATGAGCTAGGCTCCGATCACCCTACCTTTGTCAAGCCCATGACCCAGTCTCTCAGCCCGCTG TGCAGTTCAGCATGGAGCATCTCCCGGACCGTGACACGAGACTTGCTTtggtggacgaggaggaggaggagtttcGCATCCTCTACCGTCCACACAGTAGCAGCTTCAATGCAGGGTGGAGAGATTTCGCCGAGGACCATGAGCTCGTTGATGGCGATTGTTTGGTGTTTCAGTTGGTCAAGAAGAAATTGTTCAAG GTCTACATATTCAGGGCAAGTTCCTACTATGATAGTGATAATAGTGATGATAGTGACAATTAATGAATCGTCTGTCAGGTACAGTGTTCTTGTCAATTGCCTGCGTTGGTTGAATATCTGA
- the LOC124698506 gene encoding B3 domain-containing protein Os06g0194400-like isoform X3 translates to MAEVNSYEELRRKQVEENKRKLEEFGLHHLSAAVREASAKPKPVKRKAPPRDIADLGPPRRSGRIATLPEQPDYRDNVTLGTVKSQKQKEVKPDHAYAISKAEELQDELGSDHPTFVKPMTQSLSPLYIPVQFSMEHLPDRDTRLALVDEEEEEFRILYRPHSSSFNAGWRDFAEDHELVDGDCLVFQLVKKKLFKVYIFRASSYYDSDNSDDSDN, encoded by the exons ATGGCCGAGGTGAATTCGTACGAGGAGCTGCGCAGGAAGCAGGTGGAGGAGAACAAGCGGAAGCTGGAAGAGTTCGGCCTGCACCATCTCTCCGCCGCCGTCCGCGAGGCCAGCGCCAAGCCCAAGCCGGTG AAGCGGAAGGCCCCGCCGCGAGACATCGCCGATCTCGGCCCGCCCCGGCGTTCCGGCCGTATCGCCACCCTCCCGGAGCAGCCCGACTATCGCGACAAT GTAACGCTCGGCACCGTGAAGTCGCAGAAGCAAAAGGAAGTAAAACCTGATCATGCGTACGCCATTTCCAAGGCTGAAGAGCTACAAGATGAGCTAGGCTCCGATCACCCTACCTTTGTCAAGCCCATGACCCAGTCTCTCAGCCCGCTG TACATCCCAGTGCAGTTCAGCATGGAGCATCTCCCGGACCGTGACACGAGACTTGCTTtggtggacgaggaggaggaggagtttcGCATCCTCTACCGTCCACACAGTAGCAGCTTCAATGCAGGGTGGAGAGATTTCGCCGAGGACCATGAGCTCGTTGATGGCGATTGTTTGGTGTTTCAGTTGGTCAAGAAGAAATTGTTCAAG GTCTACATATTCAGGGCAAGTTCCTACTATGATAGTGATAATAGTGATGATAGTGACAATTAA